The proteins below are encoded in one region of Lycium ferocissimum isolate CSIRO_LF1 unplaced genomic scaffold, AGI_CSIRO_Lferr_CH_V1 ctg1562, whole genome shotgun sequence:
- the LOC132042483 gene encoding uncharacterized protein LOC132042483, whose product MPKKSSPVFQKVSNLLNMSIFLAKMKKPIIPRLISLKKAKKMKKFSLLKHYNYGYVQEYEFSPSNTPLLQYYSRKKSLTKQRSYKDVCSVLFISKCLGMANDGEEKRKYPVLASMEDVRQFSDFGEEDDDDDDYSVDERADKFIEKFYEDIKLQRQESLLEQFNAMVDN is encoded by the coding sequence ATGCCTAAGAAAAGTTCCCCTGTTTTCCAAAAAGTTTCTAATCTATTAAACATGTCCATTTTCCtagcaaaaatgaaaaaacccATCATTCCAAGACTAATTTCTCTCAAAAAAgcgaaaaaaatgaagaaatttagCCTACTCAAGCATTACAACTATGGGTATGTTCAAGAATATGAATTTTCTCCTTCAAACACACCATTACTTCAGTACTATAGTAGAAAAAAGTCACTCACAAAACAAAGGAGTTACAAAGATGTTTGCTCTGTTTTATTTATTTCGAAGTGTTTGGGAATGGCGAATGAcggagaagagaaaaggaagtaTCCAGTGTTAGCTTCAATGGAAGATGTTAgacaattttcagattttggtgaggaagatgatgatgatgatgattattcagttGATGAAAGAGCTGACAagtttattgaaaagttttatgAAGATATTAAATTGCAAAGGCAAGAATCACTTTTGGAGCAGTTTAATGCTATGGTTGATAATTGA